In Synechococcus sp. KORDI-52, one genomic interval encodes:
- the tuf gene encoding elongation factor Tu — translation MAREKFERNKPHVNIGTIGHVDHGKTTLTAAITNVLAKKGQAEVQNYADIDGAPEERERGITINTAHVEYETESRHYAHVDCPGHADYVKNMITGAAQMDGAILVCAATDGPMAQTKEHILLAKQVGVPALVVALNKCDMVDDEEIIELVEMEIRELLSSYDFPGDDIPVVQVSGLKAIEGEAEWEAKIEELMAAVDASIPEPEREVDKPFLMAVEDVFSITGRGTVATGRIERGIVKVGEEIEIVGIKDTRKTTVTGVEMFRKLLDEGMAGDNVGLLLRGIQKEDIERGMVLVKPGSITPHTKFEGQVYVLKKEEGGRHTPFFAGYRPQFYIRTTDVTGQITAFTAEDGSNVEMVMPGDNIQMTGELICPVAIEQGMRFAIREGGRTIGAGVVSKIIE, via the coding sequence ATGGCACGCGAGAAGTTCGAAAGGAACAAGCCCCACGTCAACATCGGCACCATCGGCCACGTTGACCACGGCAAGACCACCCTCACCGCTGCGATCACCAACGTGCTCGCCAAGAAGGGTCAGGCCGAGGTTCAGAACTACGCCGACATCGACGGCGCCCCTGAAGAGCGTGAGCGCGGCATCACCATCAACACTGCTCACGTTGAGTACGAAACCGAGAGCCGTCACTACGCCCACGTGGACTGCCCTGGCCACGCGGACTATGTGAAGAACATGATCACTGGTGCCGCTCAGATGGACGGCGCCATCCTGGTGTGTGCCGCCACCGACGGCCCGATGGCCCAGACCAAGGAGCACATCCTCCTGGCAAAGCAGGTGGGCGTTCCCGCTCTGGTGGTTGCCCTGAACAAGTGCGACATGGTCGATGACGAAGAGATCATCGAACTGGTGGAGATGGAGATCCGCGAACTGCTCTCCAGCTACGACTTCCCCGGCGATGACATCCCCGTGGTTCAGGTCTCCGGCCTGAAGGCCATCGAAGGCGAGGCTGAGTGGGAAGCCAAGATCGAAGAACTGATGGCGGCTGTTGACGCCAGCATCCCTGAGCCTGAGCGGGAAGTGGACAAGCCCTTCCTGATGGCTGTGGAAGACGTCTTCTCCATCACCGGTCGCGGCACCGTGGCCACCGGCCGTATCGAGCGCGGCATCGTCAAAGTCGGCGAAGAAATCGAAATCGTCGGCATCAAGGACACCCGCAAGACCACCGTCACCGGTGTGGAAATGTTCCGCAAGCTGCTCGATGAGGGCATGGCTGGCGACAACGTTGGTCTGCTGCTGCGTGGCATCCAGAAGGAAGACATCGAGCGCGGCATGGTGCTCGTGAAGCCCGGTTCCATCACCCCTCACACCAAGTTCGAGGGTCAGGTGTACGTGCTCAAGAAGGAAGAAGGCGGCCGCCACACTCCTTTCTTCGCTGGCTACCGCCCGCAGTTCTACATCCGTACAACGGACGTGACCGGCCAGATCACCGCCTTCACCGCGGAAGACGGTTCCAACGTGGAAATGGTGATGCCTGGTGACAACATCCAGATGACCGGTGAGCTTATCTGCCCCGTCGCCATCGAGCAGGGCATGCGCTTCGCCATCCGCGAAGGCGGCCGCACCATCGGTGCTGGCGTGGTCTCCAAGATCATCGAGTGA
- the rpsJ gene encoding 30S ribosomal protein S10 — protein MSTAIAQQKIRIRLKAFDRRMLDLSCDKIIETADNTAATAIGPIPLPTKRKIYCVLRSPHVDKDSREHFETRTHRRIIDIYSPSAKTIDALMKLDLPSGVDIEVKL, from the coding sequence ATGTCCACTGCCATCGCTCAGCAGAAGATCCGCATCCGCCTGAAGGCGTTTGACCGCCGCATGCTTGATCTCTCTTGCGACAAAATCATTGAAACGGCCGACAACACCGCTGCAACCGCGATCGGTCCGATCCCCCTGCCAACGAAACGCAAGATCTACTGCGTTCTGCGCTCTCCCCACGTGGACAAGGACTCCCGCGAGCACTTCGAGACCCGCACCCACCGTCGGATCATCGACATTTACAGCCCGTCGGCCAAAACCATCGACGCACTGATGAAACTTGATCTCCCCAGTGGTGTGGACATCGAAGTGAAGCTCTGA
- a CDS encoding methyltransferase domain-containing protein, translating to MLGSLLVVAGAVGATGVALWLRRDRRYESSESVASAYDAWTDDRLLEQLWGEHVHLGHYGTPTGSCDFRDAKEAFVHELVRWSGLDQLPPGSRVLDVGCGIGGSARILARDYGLDVLGISISPAQVERATQLTPSGLSCRFQVMDALDLQLPDQSFDAVWSVEAGPHMPDKQRYADELLRVLRPGGLLAVADWNRRDPSDGGMTRTERWVMRQLLNQWAHPEFASIKGFRQNLDNSVHHRGEIVTDDWTQATLPSWVDSIVEGIRRPWAVLSLGPKAVLQGLRETPTLLLMHWAFATGLMQFGVFRIRKD from the coding sequence ATGCTGGGATCTCTACTGGTGGTGGCCGGCGCCGTTGGAGCCACCGGAGTTGCACTGTGGCTTCGCCGTGACCGGCGCTATGAATCGTCTGAGAGTGTTGCCTCCGCCTACGACGCCTGGACGGACGACCGTTTGTTGGAGCAGCTCTGGGGAGAGCACGTCCATCTCGGTCATTACGGGACCCCAACCGGCTCCTGCGACTTCCGCGACGCCAAGGAAGCCTTTGTGCATGAGCTGGTGCGGTGGAGCGGTCTGGATCAACTCCCCCCCGGCAGCCGGGTGCTGGATGTTGGATGCGGCATCGGTGGCAGCGCCAGAATCCTGGCGCGGGATTACGGGTTGGACGTTCTCGGCATCAGCATCAGCCCGGCCCAGGTGGAACGAGCCACACAACTCACCCCATCAGGCCTGAGCTGCCGCTTCCAGGTGATGGACGCTTTGGATCTTCAACTGCCCGATCAGAGCTTTGATGCAGTCTGGAGTGTGGAGGCCGGTCCACACATGCCGGACAAACAGCGTTATGCCGATGAACTGCTGCGGGTCCTGCGCCCTGGGGGGCTGCTTGCTGTGGCCGACTGGAACCGCCGTGACCCCAGCGATGGCGGCATGACGCGAACCGAACGCTGGGTTATGCGTCAGCTGCTCAACCAGTGGGCCCACCCTGAATTCGCCAGCATCAAGGGGTTCCGCCAGAACCTCGACAACAGCGTCCACCACCGTGGCGAGATCGTTACCGATGACTGGACCCAGGCCACGCTCCCCTCATGGGTTGACTCCATCGTCGAGGGAATCCGACGTCCCTGGGCCGTGCTCAGCCTGGGACCTAAAGCGGTCCTGCAAGGCCTGAGAGAAACACCGACGTTGCTGCTGATGCACTGGGCCTTTGCCACCGGGCTG
- a CDS encoding LON peptidase substrate-binding domain-containing protein has protein sequence MSDFSVRELPLFPLPDVVLFPQQLLPLHIFESRYRMLLQTVLETDKRFGIVRINPENGEMAEIGCCAEVLQHQTTEDGRSYIVSLGQQRFRLLNITRETPYRTAMVSWLEDGPVSDTDQLNSLRDKVSEALGDVVQLTSKLQNREVELPDDLPDLPRELSFWISAHLDQAASEQQSLLELTDTHERLSQQFEMLDHTRRQLAARTVLMDLK, from the coding sequence GTGTCCGACTTTTCTGTGAGGGAGCTTCCCCTGTTCCCCCTGCCGGACGTCGTGTTGTTCCCGCAGCAGCTCCTGCCACTGCACATTTTTGAATCGCGATATCGGATGCTTCTCCAGACAGTTCTGGAGACCGACAAGCGCTTCGGCATTGTCCGCATCAACCCTGAGAACGGCGAAATGGCCGAGATCGGGTGCTGCGCTGAGGTGCTTCAGCACCAAACCACGGAAGACGGCCGCAGCTACATCGTCTCGTTGGGCCAACAACGCTTCCGCCTGCTCAACATCACGCGGGAAACGCCCTACCGAACGGCCATGGTGAGCTGGCTGGAGGATGGCCCTGTGTCCGATACCGACCAGCTCAACAGCCTGCGGGACAAGGTCAGCGAAGCCTTGGGCGACGTCGTTCAGCTGACCAGCAAACTGCAAAACCGGGAGGTGGAACTGCCTGACGATCTGCCTGATCTGCCGCGGGAGCTGTCCTTCTGGATCAGCGCCCATCTGGATCAGGCTGCATCGGAGCAACAGAGTCTTCTGGAACTGACCGACACCCATGAGCGGTTGAGCCAGCAATTTGAAATGTTGGATCACACCCGACGTCAGTTGGCGGCCCGCACCGTGTTGATGGATCTGAAGTGA